The DNA region TTGACAACGACATACTCAACTACGGTATGAAGAACTTCCTCACACGGAAGGAGGCGTCTGACATAACGCTGGGCCTTATACCGGAGCTAAGCATGGCTGCGAAATTCAAACTGGTAATGAAAGGAGCCAGAAATATAAGTGCCTTCAGAAACCTGATCTACGCTGTTAAGAAGATGCAGCTAATGAACCAGATCTATGACGCCTATCCAAAGACTCCAGAGGAATTCCTGAAATGGAGACCTCAGGTTACAGAAGAGATTGAAGAAGCAAAAAAACGATTTCCGGTCACCTGAGCATAACCGGCTGGAATTCGTTGGGCTGGAAAGCGGAAATCTCAGGAGAGAGTGCCGGATAGCTTGATGCTTCCGGAGGTGGTATCCCTGTATGACGTTATAGTTATTGGTGCAGGCCCTGCTGGATGTCAGGCGTCAAAGAGGTGTTCGGATCTTGGACTGAAGACACTTCTCATTGACAGGAAATTGGAAATCGGGGCACCACTGAAGGACTTTGAGATTGTAAGTTCCAGAGACCTAGCTGACAATGGTATTACACCGGATGACCATTGGCTTTCAGCAAAAATAAACAAGATCAGGGTGCGCTTTGCGGACAAAGAAACTGTGCTTGTTCTTGATGACGACGATATCTACAGCATAGAAGCTGATAAATTTATCAAACACCTGGCAGCATTGTCCTCTCAGGCCGGGACAGATATCATGATCAGGACTGAGGCGGTTGCTCCAATCGCTGAATCCGGGGTTATTTCTGGCGTTATCATGAGGAATGGTTCTACATATACCACGGAAAGATGCGGTATGGTTATCTATGCTGGTGGATATGATTCCCCTTTCCTTGAACAGTCTTCTGAACTGATTATGCCGCGATCCACGCTCATAGCAAAGAGTTTTCATAAGAGGATAATCGGTAACTTTGGCGATATGAACGTGGGAATTGTTGATGTGAGTGAAGACCTGGATTCCGTTATGGCTGTAATACCAAAGGGAAACCACACAGCAAATGCAATATTTATCTACAGACCTCAAGACATAGATGCCAGTGCAAAAATAGATCAATATCTTTGCAAGAACCTGAAAATGGACAGGCATGGAAGTATTCAGGAAGTCCAGGCAGATATATACAAAAGGGTGAAACCAGCAAAAATCGGAATACCCGGCCTCTTACTGGCCGGAGATACTGCTGGAATCAACGCTGAAATGTGGCCCTTTGGAATCGGTAGGAGCATGCTTTCTGGAACGGCGTCAGCTGACGAAGCTTTCGAAACCTCAGTAAAGGGTGACAGCGGAATTCATGCTGGATATGCAAACGTTCTCAAGAGCATTTCCGGAAGTCTTGGAGCTTTGAAGATCATGAATGACTTTAACTGCATGAATCCGGATATGTTTTCCAGCAAATTTAATTCAATAGGCAGCGAACGACATCTGAAAGGGCAGGTAGATTTTGAGAAACTGTTGACGGAATTCCTTTAGCCTATTTCATCAGCTCTTCATCTAACCCGAAGTTCCCTGCTTTCATCTGAGCTCGAAGCATCTTCTTGAACCCACGATTTCCCTTGATCATTTTGAAGTTGTTCTTCATCCCTTTGTATTCCTTGAGCAGGTTCCGCACTTCCGCCTCTGACTTTCCGGAACCTCTGGCAACCCTTGCTATGCGCTTGGAGTTAAGAAGTTCAGGTTCCTCCAGTTCCCTGAATGTCATGGAGTCCATGATGACCCTGTAATTGAACAGCTTATTTCCGGCATTCTCTACGTCTTCCTGCCCAATCTTTGGGCCTCCCGGAAGTCTGGAGAGGGGCAGTGAATCCACAAGTTTCTGTAGAATCCCGGGCTGAGAAAATTTCTCCCAGACATCGTACATGTCCTTGAGGTTGAATTTTCCAGACATGAGCTTATTTACTGATTCCTCTGCCTCCTCCTCAGTAATATTTGTCTCCTTAAATGTCTCCATGAGGGTCTCCAGGTCCCCAAGACCCAGCAATCTTGACAAAAACTTCTTTGGATTGAAAATTTCGAAATCCTCCATGTGTTCTCCGGTTCCTATGAAATAAACTGGAGTCTTTATTTCAGCCACTGCACTGAGAACTCCTCCACCCTTTCCCGTTCCGTCCATCTTTGTGATTATGACTCCGGTTATGCCCACCGCAGAATCCAGCGCCCTAGCCTGAGGCCCGGCCTGCTGGCCAACGGTAGCGTCCATCACCAAGAGTACCTCGTCCGGCTTGACGTGATCCTTCAGGCCCTTTATTTCTGCGATGAGTTCCTCATCGAGGGAGTCCCTGCCACTTGTATCTATAATTTTAACGTGAAGATCGGATAACTCTTTCAAGCCATTCTGTGTTATTGAAAGTGCGTTCTTTGAGTTCTTTTCACCGTAGAATCCAACGTTCAGTTGCTGTGCTATGTGATGCAGCTGCTCATAAGCAGCGGCCCTGTGAACATCGGCTGCAATAAGTCCAGTGTTCAGTCCCTTCTTCGTAAAAAATTTTGCAAGCTTCCCTGCAGATGTTGTTTTACCCTGCCCATATAGTCCAACCAGCATGATTGTCTGTGGCTTGAGGTTGAGACTGGATTCCACTCCAAGAATCTTAAGAAGTTCGTCGTAAATTATCTTAACGACAAAATCCTGTTGCGGCATGCCTGCAGGTGGCTTTTCCTCAAGAGCCCTCTGTTTCACTGTGTTTGTTAGGCTGAGAGCCAGCTTTACGTTGACGTCCGCCTTAAGCAGTGCCCTCTGGATATCCCTCGACACTTCTTCCAGAAGTTCTTTGTCCACAAACCCGGACCGCGATATTTTTCTGATAGTATCCCTGAGAGAACTGGCTAAGTTGTCCAGAACCATGATTCCTTAAGATAAAATATGGTTATATAACCGTATCGAAGCAGCTAGTACTCTCTCCATCTGTGACCGCAAGAAGCGCAGGTGTAAAATTTTGTCTCAGGTTCATCCGCAGATCTCGTCTGCTTGAGCAGATAGTAGGCTCCCTGATGTTTGCATTTTGGACACACAGCGTCTGAATCCAATGGTTCTGCATTCTTTTCCTCCTTTATCATTATTGCTTCCTTGGAGTTCCCCTTGTTTAAAATCTGTGACTTAACACCGTCGGCCTTCGTTTTCTTTACTTCGTAGCCACAGTTGTTGCAAATATACTTGTCTTTGGTTGGCGTCATGAGGGATCCGCACTTGCTGCAGAACATAACCTCTTGTATGCCAGATCTGTATTTAAACTGATTTATATTCCCTGAAAAAACGCCATATTTATTATTTGGTCGCGGTTGACTGCTTATGTACGATGAGGATAGGACTGAAGAATTCTTGAGGAAGTACCGGAACATTGCCGTAGTAGGTATTTCTGAAAACCCGGAAAGACCAAGCTATGACGTAGCGAGCTATCTTCTCAAGCAGGGCTTTAACATAATACCCATCAATCCAGCACTTCAATCGTGGAAAGGCATTAAGGCATACAAGGATCTGAGATCCATACCAAGGGACGTTAAGGTAGAAATTATCGACATATTCAGAAAACCAGACCAGATTCTCCCGATCGTGGAGGATGCCCTAGCCATACATCCAGAGGTTATATGGATGCAGGAAGGACTCATGAACGAAGAGGCGGCCCAACTTGCAAAGAAGAACCACATTAAAGTAGTGATGGACAGATGCATGAAGAAAGAGCACATACGTCATGCTCAAAGATAATGAGAGAGAACCATTAATGGAGATAGCCATATCTGGCCTTCCTGATCACTTATCCAGGGCATTTGCTGTGACCATGTGTGGATAATCTCAAGCTTTTGCTCGCAATACTGATGATTCTATCGCTTTTGCTCTTTTTTCCCCGTTAAAAGAGAGGCAGGGGCATTTAAAATGACAGGAGAAGAGGTCAGATGATTATTGCTCTTCTTCACCATTGCCTCTCCATCCATTCTTTTTAATGGTGTGGATTCTTTGCCTCAGCTATATTCTAACTCCTTTTCATACGCTGATTTTAGCTGTTTTGGATGCGATCTTCGTTGCGTTCCTAAAATGATAATGGTTTTCGCTTGCCCATATCGTGTAAAGAGAGAAATAATATAACAATGAGCTTGTATTTATAATCGCGAAGTGATCTCCAAGTAACTGCAGTACTCTTTAACCCTTTTTCCTCCTTTATCAATGTGAGAACGATGTACTTACAATAAATCAAATAGAGTGGAGGTTGCAGATTTCATGCTGAAAACAGAAAATACCCATCAACGTTGCACCGTAGTATTTTTCATTACCACGATAGTTCTGCAATCGTCCTACATATTTCTGAGTTGCCTATCATTTGCCCGTCCACTGAGATTAGAATGGTTTTGAAAGATTCATCCGGATCATTAAAGGACGACCATCGACTCATTATCATTGATTCTTTTTCTATTTTTCATTATTTTAACACTCAGTGCTGCAATATTAGAGAATATAAGAGAAAGAATAAGGTTCAAGATAACATGTAGACAGTTAAAGTCGGTCCGCGTAAACAGAACATATTTTAAAGAGTTTTATGAAGAAATGATAGCCTCAGACTTTGTTTCCAGGGATTTAACGGAAGCTATTTCGCTTAATGGTGAAATTACTGGTCGAGAATTACCTTTCCATCAGGCAATATATTGATCTCCATCCCTGAAGACAGAATACCGTTTTTTATCTTTCCATGCTGGCTCATTCTGATCATTGTGAAAAGCTCCGGGATCGATAACGCGATTTTCACCCCGTTTCTGTTTCCTGTATCAAGAATTTCTCTGATTGCATCAAGAATCTGGGTCTTTTCTGCGACCTTCAACCGGACCGAGTACCCTTCTTGGTTAGCAAATTTTATTGTGTTGAAAGCCCTTTCTACATTTCTTAGCGCTCTCTTCTCCAGAATAGTAACGTCCTGCCTGGTTATTTTCAGCAGTCTTGCGATTTCCATTCTGCTTATATTGTTTTTTCTCATTCGCAATATTTCAGCCTGCCTTTCCGTAAGAAACGTGTTGCTAGCATAACTGACCTTGTTTGCCACGGTCGCTAATTGCGATCTGTTAAATAATACTGTTTACTTATGTGTGACAATAAACACTTTATTCAACACATACATCAACGTAATCAAAGCTAACTGGTGGTTGATTTGAAAAATCTTAGTGCTGCAATAACCGCAATAATAGTTGTCGCAGTCTTGGTCTCTTCTGTTGTGTTACTTGATAACGGGTTACTTGGAAATAAGAACAGTGGATTGATCACATACACTGCAGATGCTTATACCATTGAGGCGGAATACTTGTTAAATAGCTTTCACAACGCAACCGGTGCACAGGTGGAGCCGGTAACCAGTGGAGGATCCTATGCAGATGCTGAGGAAATAGCTAACGGGCATCCTGCCAGCGTTTTCTTATCCGTTGCTCTCAATTCTTACGATAGGTCGTACCTTGGCCCAAGATACAGTGGTTGGGCCATAGCATTTGCAGCGGATCAGATTGTTCTGGCGTATAATTCTTCCATTATTTCCGGCAGTTCGCCGGCCGACGGAATCGCACAATCAATCGTCAAAGAATTCCAAACCGCCAATTTGACAAACAGTTCCACCGAATACAGGCAAGCTTTTGCAAATCTGACTTCCGGAGTCGTCAAAATAGGCATATCTAATCCAAACGAAGACCCTGCTGGCGTGAGAGCATATACGAGCCTTGAGATAGCCGGATCAATCTTCGAAAACGATGTCAGTTATTACCTGCAGAGAATGCAGGAGAACCATTCCAATGTCACAGCTTCCAATGCAGCTTCCCTGGTCGCCCCGCTTGATGTTGGCCAGATCCAGTTTCTATATATATACAAGTCTGCCGCAATATTGCATGATCTGAAGTACATTGCACTACCAGATTTCTTGAATTTCGGATCAGAGAATAAATCAGCGTTCTATGGTGAATACTATTATAACATATCTACAGGGGAAGTGAGGGGCAGCCCAATATACCTCTTCATATCAACCATTGCTAACAACACTGATGCGTCTGTTGCTGACAATTTCGTGACATATGTTGTGAAAAACAGCAGTAATCTTTCGAGATTTGGCCTGGTTCCACTATCCCAGAGTCTGTTATTCTCAAATGTCACAGTGCCGGCGTGGTTGGATAACCTTCAAAACCAGGGCGTGATCAGGAATGCGGGTGGCTTAACCTGAAGTATACACGGAACGTGAAATTTAAGAATTCCGCTGGCAGAATAGACTCCGTGTCGATAATCGCCTGGGTGACGATGGTGCTGTTAGCTATACCCATATTCTACATTCTGATCTATGGGTTTCTAATATACGGATCTGCAGTTGCGCGTGAGAGTGCGCTGTTTAGGTCAATCGAGCTTACCATTATATCGTCCGCAATCTCTGCCGCTATTGTTTTCATGATTTTCACACCTCTCGCCTTTGATCTTTCACGCAAACAGAACAGTTTACTTGAAAGCGCTTCTGACATTCCAGCCTCCATACCGCACCCAATCGTGGGAATTGCATTCTTGATCCTTGCAAGCCCCATAACACCGTTCGGTTCATTCCTCTATTCCATTGGAATCAATCTTTACAACAGCTTCCTTGGGCTTATAGTTGTCCTATCATTTGTATCTGCACCCGTTTACATTAGGTCGGCTCAATCAGTATTCTCGGCAATGAACAGACACCACGAAATGCTTGGGTATTCACTAGGAAGTTCCAGGCTATCTGTCCTTTATTCCATTGTTGTTCCATCAAATCTAAAGGATCTAGTTTCTGCGACACTTACGGCCATGAGCAGGGCGATGAGTGAGTTCGGCTCAGTCGCCATACTGACCTACNNNNNNNNNNNNNNNNNNNNNNNNNNNNNNNNNNNNNNNNNNNNNNNNNNNNNNNNNNNNNNNNNNNNNNNNNNNNNNNNNNNNNNNNNNNNNNNNNNTTCTGTACTAATCTGGAATGATTTTCAGACCGGAGGACCGGTTGTCGCTGTTCCAGAAGCAGCCATCCTGATAGTAATTTCCCTGGTTCTGCTTGTGGTTATAAGAGTAGTCAAAAGTGGGATTCTATCTGGGGAGGGAAAGAGCAGATGATTGAAGTCGACCTGCGCAAAAAGCTTGGCGTCTTAGATATAAGGGCTTATCTGAATGACTCCGGTTTGATCTCGGTTTTCGGAAAGAACGGAAGTGGCAAAACTTCAACACTGCTTATGATAGCTGGATTTATGAGATACGATGAAGGCTATGTCAGGATTAATTCTAGGGACATTACAGTCCTTCCACCACAGAAACGGTCAGTGATTTACCTGAATCAGGAAACCTATTTCCCGAACCTGAACGTGAATGCACATATTGAGCGCGGAATAAGGAAGTCAAATGGCAATTATTCTGGATACGTTGAAAGAATAAAGAGCCTCTTGGGAATAGATTTTGAAGGCAAAATGAGGAATCT from Thermoplasmataceae archaeon includes:
- a CDS encoding NAD(P)/FAD-dependent oxidoreductase; its protein translation is MLPEVVSLYDVIVIGAGPAGCQASKRCSDLGLKTLLIDRKLEIGAPLKDFEIVSSRDLADNGITPDDHWLSAKINKIRVRFADKETVLVLDDDDIYSIEADKFIKHLAALSSQAGTDIMIRTEAVAPIAESGVISGVIMRNGSTYTTERCGMVIYAGGYDSPFLEQSSELIMPRSTLIAKSFHKRIIGNFGDMNVGIVDVSEDLDSVMAVIPKGNHTANAIFIYRPQDIDASAKIDQYLCKNLKMDRHGSIQEVQADIYKRVKPAKIGIPGLLLAGDTAGINAEMWPFGIGRSMLSGTASADEAFETSVKGDSGIHAGYANVLKSISGSLGALKIMNDFNCMNPDMFSSKFNSIGSERHLKGQVDFEKLLTEFL
- a CDS encoding signal recognition particle protein Srp54, yielding MVLDNLASSLRDTIRKISRSGFVDKELLEEVSRDIQRALLKADVNVKLALSLTNTVKQRALEEKPPAGMPQQDFVVKIIYDELLKILGVESSLNLKPQTIMLVGLYGQGKTTSAGKLAKFFTKKGLNTGLIAADVHRAAAYEQLHHIAQQLNVGFYGEKNSKNALSITQNGLKELSDLHVKIIDTSGRDSLDEELIAEIKGLKDHVKPDEVLLVMDATVGQQAGPQARALDSAVGITGVIITKMDGTGKGGGVLSAVAEIKTPVYFIGTGEHMEDFEIFNPKKFLSRLLGLGDLETLMETFKETNITEEEAEESVNKLMSGKFNLKDMYDVWEKFSQPGILQKLVDSLPLSRLPGGPKIGQEDVENAGNKLFNYRVIMDSMTFRELEEPELLNSKRIARVARGSGKSEAEVRNLLKEYKGMKNNFKMIKGNRGFKKMLRAQMKAGNFGLDEELMK
- a CDS encoding transcription factor S, with translation MFCSKCGSLMTPTKDKYICNNCGYEVKKTKADGVKSQILNKGNSKEAIMIKEEKNAEPLDSDAVCPKCKHQGAYYLLKQTRSADEPETKFYTCASCGHRWREY
- a CDS encoding CoA-binding protein, translated to MYDEDRTEEFLRKYRNIAVVGISENPERPSYDVASYLLKQGFNIIPINPALQSWKGIKAYKDLRSIPRDVKVEIIDIFRKPDQILPIVEDALAIHPEVIWMQEGLMNEEAAQLAKKNHIKVVMDRCMKKEHIRHAQR
- a CDS encoding Tfx family DNA-binding protein; protein product: MANKVSYASNTFLTERQAEILRMRKNNISRMEIARLLKITRQDVTILEKRALRNVERAFNTIKFANQEGYSVRLKVAEKTQILDAIREILDTGNRNGVKIALSIPELFTMIRMSQHGKIKNGILSSGMEINILPDGKVILDQ
- a CDS encoding substrate-binding domain-containing protein, with translation MKNLSAAITAIIVVAVLVSSVVLLDNGLLGNKNSGLITYTADAYTIEAEYLLNSFHNATGAQVEPVTSGGSYADAEEIANGHPASVFLSVALNSYDRSYLGPRYSGWAIAFAADQIVLAYNSSIISGSSPADGIAQSIVKEFQTANLTNSSTEYRQAFANLTSGVVKIGISNPNEDPAGVRAYTSLEIAGSIFENDVSYYLQRMQENHSNVTASNAASLVAPLDVGQIQFLYIYKSAAILHDLKYIALPDFLNFGSENKSAFYGEYYYNISTGEVRGSPIYLFISTIANNTDASVADNFVTYVVKNSSNLSRFGLVPLSQSLLFSNVTVPAWLDNLQNQGVIRNAGGLT
- a CDS encoding ABC transporter permease subunit — protein: MKFKNSAGRIDSVSIIAWVTMVLLAIPIFYILIYGFLIYGSAVARESALFRSIELTIISSAISAAIVFMIFTPLAFDLSRKQNSLLESASDIPASIPHPIVGIAFLILASPITPFGSFLYSIGINLYNSFLGLIVVLSFVSAPVYIRSAQSVFSAMNRHHEMLGYSLGSSRLSVLYSIVVPSNLKDLVSATLTAMSRAMSEFGSVAILTY
- a CDS encoding ATP-binding cassette domain-containing protein encodes the protein MIEVDLRKKLGVLDIRAYLNDSGLISVFGKNGSGKTSTLLMIAGFMRYDEGYVRINSRDITVLPPQKRSVIYLNQETYFPNLNVNAHIERGIRKSNGNYSGYVERIKSLLGIDFEGKMRNLSMGQRIRVSLATALINGPELIAVDESFSNLDDKETVLSWIKTYARQNRIDILFVTQDRSDLDTADHAYEMSLGKTEKIF